The following are from one region of the Knoellia sp. p5-6-4 genome:
- a CDS encoding MarR family transcriptional regulator has translation MPKQIRLPFDPITRAAQLWTQRWGRTSQPLAMASATSIMRVQQLLLTEFDALVGRHGLSFARYEALVLLAFSREGRLSMGKIGQRLMVHPTSATNIVQRLAAQGFVERVPNPQDGRGTLAVITPAGRDAMEAATRELVEARFGLGMLSPAEHEQLFELLRKVRVGARDFDA, from the coding sequence GTGCCGAAGCAGATCCGCCTGCCCTTCGACCCGATCACCCGGGCGGCGCAGCTGTGGACCCAGCGCTGGGGCCGCACCTCTCAGCCGCTGGCGATGGCCAGCGCCACCTCGATCATGCGGGTGCAGCAGCTGCTGCTCACGGAGTTCGACGCCCTGGTCGGCCGGCACGGGCTGTCGTTCGCCCGCTACGAGGCGCTGGTGCTGCTCGCCTTCAGCCGCGAGGGACGGCTCAGCATGGGCAAGATCGGCCAGCGGCTCATGGTGCATCCGACCAGCGCGACCAACATCGTGCAGCGCCTGGCCGCCCAGGGGTTCGTCGAGCGGGTGCCCAACCCGCAGGACGGGCGCGGCACCCTGGCCGTCATCACCCCGGCCGGTCGCGACGCCATGGAGGCGGCCACCAGGGAGCTGGTCGAGGCGCGGTTCGGCCTCGGGATGCTGAGCCCCGCCGAGCACGAGCAGCTCTTCGAGCTGCTGCGCAAGGTGCGCGTCGGCGCGCGTGACTTCGACGCCTGA